The window TTAATCGCTTTCGACGGTTTTTTGTGTCTTTTGGCGGTTGCATTGCTGGATTTCAATATTGCATACCCTTGTTGTTCATTGATGCTACGTTTTTGAAGAGCAAGTACAAGGGGCAGCTTCTCCGTGCTTCGGGAAAGAATGGAAATCAAGGTATGGTTACTGTAATGTATTGCagattttcatttgttgcaatttttagcagaaactgcattgcagtttcttgtttcataattcgattttttaaatattttttgcatgTCTGTGGGAATGTTGTAACTGCTCATGAacttaaatgtgttttaaacttagttttagtacttggATCATGGATTTGGCTTTTGGTTTCCTTTCAAATTTGAGCagatttgttttcataaacCAGACTGCAGTTTCCCTTTTTTGCTTATACTtgtgcttttggttttgttttgcagggtTTTATCCTCTAGCTTTTGGAGGTGTTGATTCTGAGACAGAGGAGAATTGGACTTGGTTTCTTCAACATTTGGCTTTTATATTGCTACCGATGGGGAGAGTGGTGACCTTTTTCTCGGACCGCAATCAAGGTTTGTTAAATGCAATGGGGTTTGTGTTTCCCGGATGGCCTCATTCTTACTGTTATTATCACCTCAAACAGAATTTGATATCAAAGTACCCAAAGTCAGGTTTTGGGAAACTGCTCCAAGACCGTGTTATCAATTTATTTAGTAGATGCGCATATGCTGTTACGGAGGCAGAGTTTAAGGTAGCAATGGAGGAGTTGGTGATTGTTGGGAGTTCGAAAGTGAAGGCATTTATATCTGATTTGTCTAGAGATCACTATGCCAACGCATTTTTCAAAGGAATGCTTTATGGGGAGATGGCAAACAGTTTAGCGGAGTCCTTTAATAATTGGGTTGGTGTGTTTCGAGATTTGCCGGTGCTACCTTTGATAGAAGGGATTCGACAGAAATTGATGGTATTGAATTCTCAACGACGATTTGAAGCGGAGAAGTGGACAACAGTTTTGTGTCCGGAGATGGAAACTAGACTCTGTGAAAATGCGGAGGCCGGTAGGACTTGGGCAGTTCGTCGTTCTAATTCCACTATTTTTGAAGTATTTGCTGATTATTCTGTGATGGTTGATCTCGAGCAAAGGACTTGTTCTTGCCGTCTTTGGCAAATTGACGGTTTTCCTTGCACACATGCGATGGCTGCAATCCTAGCAAAGAGAGATTCAGTTTATGATTACGTGGAGTGTTACTACAAAACCGACTTCTTTCGAAAAGCCTATGAGAGTCCTATTTTTCCTATTCCAGATATTGGGAAAGGATTGGGCAGCAATGGTTCTGCAGCTGGAGTTGTGCTTCCGCCAATTACAAAGAGGCCAGACGGAAGACCACCAACAAAGAGGATCaaagtttttggtgaatttaaaAGGCCATTGAAATGCAGTCGGTGCAGTGTTGCTGGGCACAATAGGAAGACTTGCAAGGCTATTATATGAACACACCTTCtcatttgacaattttttattttagatatgGTTTAGCGAATGTATAGTCAGTTTCTGCGTTGCACTTTTTGCAAAAACTGGATTGCAGTTTTAGTTGCTTGTAATTGGCTACACAGCTTCTAATTGgatattgtgatttttttttttgaagttaatgaaaattatacaattgttTAATGAGTGGATATTCGTTTTCGACTGCCAttcaatgcttgttttcagattttgagcagattttgttgcagaaactgcattgctgcagtttctgtttatttcagattttgttgcagattATGAGCAGAAACTACATTTCAATGCTGACCtacttaaatgtgttttgaacaaagttttagtactttgattatggctttggcttttgggttcttttcacattttttgagctgattttttatttttatttatttatataaactgcactgcaattttaatttgttgcaATATTTTTGACCAGAAAATTCAGTgcagtttgtttgtttccttttcgttTTGTTGCATCCTGTTCCAAGATTATATTACAGTTTATATGTATAGGAAAGATGTTCTCATATACCATAACTAGAAATATTTACAAACATCCACAAGAATTAAGAtacattcttcttcttcagcttctttcttttcttttcctttgttcgtttttttcttttgctctgtctttgccttttctttcttcgaTTGGTTTGCCAAGGCAATTGTCTTTTGTAATTCTGCTTCTACCTGGTTTTTTGATGGTTTTCCCTTTTCTCCAAAGTGCCTTGTTCTGAAGGTAGCAGTGTACCTATCATTGACAAGTTTGACAGATTTGCCTTCATTTGGCAGTCCTAAAATCTGTGTCACTGCATTGCCTGTGATTTGGAATGATTTGGTTCCAAATTTGAAGGACTTTGTATCCGGATCAAATGTCTTGAGCAGCTGTACTAAGTCAAGGTCCGACTTATTCATGTTATTCATGTCAATTCTTTGGTGGTAAAACAGCTCGATCAAGTTCCAGAAAGGGGTTTTCTTGAGAAGCTTCTTCTGCCTTTCATTGAGCTTGTCCTTTATGTCTCTAATGATGCTGCTGAAAGCATAGGCATTGCACCGAAATTGGACATAGTCCGGGTGCTTTGCTTTCCGATCATagtttggctttggctttggtTTACTCTTTTGAGCCATCGTTTTGATTCTGCGCTTTGGTTGGTTTTCAGCTTCATTCTTTTTGTGGTGACATTTCTTGTTCCATTTTGTGATATGCACTGCAGTTTGTGGTCAAAATCTGcaacaaacaaccagaaactgctgctcaaaatttgatgtgaaaagaaaccaaaatgcaaaaacagtactgaaactaatatcaaaacacatttaacttcatgagcagttataacattcccataaaccctagcaaaaagcactctgaaattgaattatggaaccagaaactgcattgcagtgtctggttcaaaatctgctacaaacaaccagaaatcaaaatgcaaagacagtactgaatatcaaaacacgtttaacttcatgagcagttataacattcccataaaccctagcaaaaagcactatgaaattgaattatggaaccagaaactgcattgcagtttctggccaaaatctgctacaaacaaccagaaatcaaaatgcaaagacagtactgaaactaatatcaaaacacgtttaacttcatgagcagttataacattcccataaaccctaaactacATTGTAGAATGAAGAATGAACAGTAagtaaaatttcagaaattctTAATCCCTATAAACGAAGCAAAACCTAAACGAAGAGTAGttttgaatccaacgattcatccatttttccaaaaactgcattgcata is drawn from Prunus dulcis unplaced genomic scaffold, ALMONDv2, whole genome shotgun sequence and contains these coding sequences:
- the LOC117612900 gene encoding uncharacterized protein LOC117612900 translates to MMRSRVVSSLIVDRIRAKPELKPFEIIHEFKDYYGIDISYYHAWFGKELAKLDVHGDESKSFNELVWYADAVKETNIGSLCTLDCEVGINRFRRFFVSFGGCIAGFQYCIPLLFIDATFLKSKYKGQLLRASGKNGNQGFYPLAFGGVDSETEENWTWFLQHLAFILLPMGRVVTFFSDRNQGLLNAMGFVFPGWPHSYCYYHLKQNLISKYPKSGFGKLLQDRVINLFSRCAYAVTEAEFKVAMEELVIVGSSKVKAFISDLSRDHYANAFFKGMLYGEMANSLAESFNNWVGVFRDLPVLPLIEGIRQKLMVLNSQRRFEAEKWTTVLCPEMETRLCENAEAGRTWAVRRSNSTIFEVFADYSVMVDLEQRTCSCRLWQIDGFPCTHAMAAILAKRDSVYDYVECYYKTDFFRKAYESPIFPIPDIGKGLGSNGSAAGVVLPPITKRPDGRPPTKRIKVFGEFKRPLKCSRCSVAGHNRKTCKAII